The following coding sequences are from one Nicotiana tabacum cultivar K326 chromosome 1, ASM71507v2, whole genome shotgun sequence window:
- the LOC107798632 gene encoding UDP-sulfoquinovose synthase, chloroplastic-like (The RefSeq protein has 8 substitutions compared to this genomic sequence): MAHLLSTTCYLDVSSSNKLHFKSINQCSTPIPTSFNMGISLSPLKKLSLQRKKCAQYVVRASAVSMSQEAKTQNDSGSQQTTDGASTRKKVMVIGGDGYCGWATALHLSKKGYEVAIVDNLIRRLFDHQLGLDSLTPISSIHNRIRRWKSLTGKDIQLFVGDICDFDFLAEAFKSFEPDAVVHFGEQRSAPYSMIDRSRAVFTQHNNVIGTLNVLFAIKEFREECHLVKLGTMGEYGTPNIDIEEGFITITHNGRTDTLPYPKQASSFYHLSKVHDSHNIAFTCKAWGIRATDLNQGVVYGVRTDETAMHEDLVNRLDYDAVFGTALNRFCVQAAVGHPLTVYGKGGQTRGYLDIRDTVQCVEIAIANPAKPGEFRVFNQFTEQFSVNELAALVTKAGEKLGLEVKTISVPNPRVEAEEHYYNAKHTKLIEPGLQPHLLSDSLLDSLLNFAVQYKDRVDTKQIMPSVSWKKIGAKPKTVAA, from the exons ATGGCCCATTTACTTTCTACCACTTGTTATTTAGATGTCTCTTCCAGCAACAAGCTGCATTTCAAGTCAATTAACCAATGTTCTACTCCTATTCCAATTTCTTTTAATATGGGAATTTCCTTCTCACCATTGAAAAAGCTAAGCTTGCAAAGGAAAAAGTCTGCACAGTATGTGGTCAGGGCTTCAGCTGTTTCTATGAGCCAAGAAGCCAAAACTCAGAATGACTCTGGCTCTCAACAGAGCACTGATGGAGCCTCCACTAGAAAAAAGGTCATGGTCATTGGTGGTGATGGCTATTGTGGCTGGGCTACTGCTCTCCACCTATCCAACAAGGGTTATGAAGTTTCCATTGTTGACAACCTTATTCGTCGCCTATTTGACCACCAGCTTGGTCTAGATTCTCTAACACCCATCTCATCTATCCATAACCGCATTAGGCGTTGGAAATCTCTGACAGGAAAAGACATCCAACTGTTTGTTGGTGATATATGTGACTTTGATTTCTTGGCAGAAGCCTTCAAATCCTTTGAACCTGATGCTGTTGTCCACTTTGGAGAGCAGCGTTCTGCTCCTTATTCTATGATTGATCGGTCGAGAGCTGTTTTTACCCAACATAATAACGTGATAGGGACACTTAATGTACTTTTTGCCATAAAGGAGTTTAGGGAAGAGTGTCATTTGGTCAAACTCGGGACAATGGGAGAATACGGGACCCCTAACATAGATATTGAAGAAGGTTTtataactatcactcataatgGAAGAACAGATACTCTTCCTTATCCCAAACAAGCAAGCTCTTTCTATCATTTGAGTAAAGTCCATGATTCCCACAACATAGCTTTTACTTGCAAGGCGTGGGGAATCAGAGCTACCGACCTGAACCAGGGAGTTGTATATGGGGTGAGGACTGACGAAACTGCAATGCATGAAGATCTGGTCAACAGACTTGATTATGATGCTGTATTTGGAACTGCATTAAATCGGTTCTGTGTTCAGGCTGCTGTTGGCCATCCACTTACAGTATATGGTAAAGGAGGGCAG ACCAGGGGATATTTAGATATTAGAGATACAGTTCAATGTGTTGAGATTGCAATTGCCAATCCAGCAAACCCAGGAGAGTTCCGTGTTTTCAATCAATTCACAGAGCAGTTTTCGGTAAATGAGCTTGCAGCCCTTGTCACAAAAGCAGGGGAAAAGCTTGGCCTTGAGGTGAAGACCATATCGGTACCCAATCCAAGAGTAGAGGCAGAGGAACACTACTACAATGCCAAACATACTAAACTAATTGAGCTGGGCCTACAACCCCACCTCCTTTCTGATTCTCTTCTTGACTCACTACTGAACTTTGCTGTTCAATATAAGGATCGTGTCGATACAAAGCAGATAATGCCTAGTGTTTCTTGGAAAAAAATTGGGGCGAAGCCAAAGACTGTTGCAGCATAA
- the LOC107798632 gene encoding UDP-sulfoquinovose synthase, chloroplastic-like isoform X1: MAHLLSTTCYLDVSSSNKLHFKSINQCSTPIPISFNMGISFSPLKKLSLQRKKSAQYVVRASAVSMSQEAKTQNDSGSQQSTDGASTRKKVMVIGGDGYCGWATALHLSNKGYEVSIVDNLIRRLFDHQLGLDSLTPISSIHNRIRRWKSLTGKDIQLFVGDICDFDFLAEAFKSFEPDAVVHFGEQRSAPYSMIDRSRAVFTQHNNVIGTLNVLFAIKEFREECHLVKLGTMGEYGTPNIDIEEGFITITHNGRTDTLPYPKQASSFYHLSKVHDSHNIAFTCKAWGIRATDLNQGVVYGVRTDETAMHEDLVNRLDYDAVFGTALNRFCVQAAVGHPLTVYGKGGQTRGYLDIRDTVQCVEIAIANPANPGEFRVFNQFTEQFSVNELAALVTKAGEKLGLEVKTISVPNPRVEAEEHYYNAKHTKLIELGLQPHLLSDSLLDSLLNFAVQYKDRVDTKQIMPSVSWKKIGAKPKTVAA; encoded by the exons ATGGCCCATTTACTTTCTACCACTTGTTATTTAGATGTCTCTTCCAGCAACAAGCTGCATTTCAAGTCAATTAACCAATGTTCTACTCCTATTCCAATTTCTTTTAATATGGGAATTTCCTTCTCACCATTGAAAAAGCTAAGCTTGCAAAGGAAAAAGTCTGCACAGTATGTGGTCAGGGCTTCAGCTGTTTCTATGAGCCAAGAAGCCAAAACTCAGAATGACTCTGGCTCTCAACAGAGCACTGATGGAGCCTCCACTAGAAAAAAGGTCATGGTCATTGGTGGTGATGGCTATTGTGGCTGGGCTACTGCTCTCCACCTATCCAACAAGGGTTATGAAGTTTCCATTGTTGACAACCTTATTCGTCGCCTATTTGACCACCAGCTTGGTCTAGATTCTCTAACACCCATCTCATCTATCCATAACCGCATTAGGCGTTGGAAATCTCTGACAGGAAAAGACATCCAACTGTTTGTTGGTGATATATGTGACTTTGATTTCTTGGCAGAAGCCTTCAAATCCTTTGAACCTGATGCTGTTGTCCACTTTGGAGAGCAGCGTTCTGCTCCTTATTCTATGATTGATCGGTCGAGAGCTGTTTTTACCCAACATAATAACGTGATAGGGACACTTAATGTACTTTTTGCCATAAAGGAGTTTAGGGAAGAGTGTCATTTGGTCAAACTCGGGACAATGGGAGAATACGGGACCCCTAACATAGATATTGAAGAAGGTTTtataactatcactcataatgGAAGAACAGATACTCTTCCTTATCCCAAACAAGCAAGCTCTTTCTATCATTTGAGTAAAGTCCATGATTCCCACAACATAGCTTTTACTTGCAAGGCGTGGGGAATCAGAGCTACCGACCTGAACCAGGGAGTTGTATATGGGGTGAGGACTGACGAAACTGCAATGCATGAAGATCTGGTCAACAGACTTGATTATGATGCTGTATTTGGAACTGCATTAAATCGGTTCTGTGTTCAGGCTGCTGTTGGCCATCCACTTACAGTATATGGTAAAGGAGGGCAG ACCAGGGGATATTTAGATATTAGAGATACAGTTCAATGTGTTGAGATTGCAATTGCCAATCCAGCAAACCCAGGAGAGTTCCGTGTTTTCAATCAATTCACAGAGCAGTTTTCGGTAAATGAGCTTGCAGCCCTTGTCACAAAAGCAGGGGAAAAGCTTGGCCTTGAGGTGAAGACCATATCGGTACCCAATCCAAGAGTAGAGGCAGAGGAACACTACTACAATGCCAAACATACTAAACTAATTGAGCTGGGCCTACAACCCCACCTCCTTTCTGATTCTCTTCTTGACTCACTACTGAACTTTGCTGTTCAATATAAGGATCGTGTCGATACAAAGCAGATAATGCCTAGTGTTTCTTGGAAAAAAATTGGGGCGAAGCCAAAGACTGTTGCAGCATAA
- the LOC107798634 gene encoding uncharacterized protein LOC107798634 isoform X2: MAKFPSIPHVQETGHRRVTVHSSHGEELVGVLHETNSLELVIICHGFKSSKDRIPMANLAAALEKEGISAFRFDFAGNGESEGSFQYGNYRREADDLRAVVEHFHEEKRFIAAIVGHSKGRLEYRVTEESLMDRLTTDTRGACQSIPKSCRVLTIHGTMDEMVPVEDAMEFAKNVPNHKLHIIEGADHEFTMHQDELASLVVAFVKEGLCGDYMALPSESCKRTSGYIHSRF, from the exons ATGGCGAAGTTCCCTTCAATTCCCCATGTGCAAG AGACTGGGCATAGGCGTGTGACAGTACATAGCAGCCACGGTGAAGAACTTGTGGGTGTGCTACATGAAACAAATTCCCTGGAGCTTGTAATTATCTGCCATGGCTTCAAGTCATCGAAG GATCGGATTCCTATGGCGAATCTTGCTGCTGCTTTAGAGAAAGAAGGAATCAGTGCCTTCCGCTTTGACTTTGCAGGAAATGG TGAAAGCGAAGGCTCCTTTCAGTATGGTAACTACCGTAGAGAAGCTGATGATCTTCGTGCCGTAGTTGAGCACTTTCATGAGGAGAAACGTTTCATAGCAGCAATAGTTGGTCATAGCAAAG GAAGGTTAGAGTATCGTGTCACTGAGGAAAGCTTGATGGACCGTCTTACAACTGATACTCGTGGAGCATGTCAAAGTATCCCCAAAAGCTGCAG GGTGTTGACAATCCATGGTACAATGGACGAAATGGTGCCAGTTGAAGATGCAATGGAATTTGCCAAGAATGTGCCAAATCATAAATTGCACATTATCGAAGGAGCTGATCATGAATTCACCATGCATCAAGATGAGTTGGCTTCACTTGTGGTGGCTTTTGTGAAAGAGGGTCTATGTGGAGACTACATGGCTCTGCCATCTGAGTCATGCAAAAGAACAAGTGGATATATACATTCACGATTCTGA
- the LOC107798634 gene encoding putative uncharacterized protein YDL057W isoform X1 — MAKFPSIPHVQETGHRRVTVHSSHGEELVGVLHETNSLELVIICHGFKSSKDRIPMANLAAALEKEGISAFRFDFAGNGESEGSFQYGNYRREADDLRAVVEHFHEEKRFIAAIVGHSKGGNAVLLYASRYKDVQTVINISGRFNLERGIEGRLGRDFKEKIKQDGFIDVINRKGRLEYRVTEESLMDRLTTDTRGACQSIPKSCRVLTIHGTMDEMVPVEDAMEFAKNVPNHKLHIIEGADHEFTMHQDELASLVVAFVKEGLCGDYMALPSESCKRTSGYIHSRF, encoded by the exons ATGGCGAAGTTCCCTTCAATTCCCCATGTGCAAG AGACTGGGCATAGGCGTGTGACAGTACATAGCAGCCACGGTGAAGAACTTGTGGGTGTGCTACATGAAACAAATTCCCTGGAGCTTGTAATTATCTGCCATGGCTTCAAGTCATCGAAG GATCGGATTCCTATGGCGAATCTTGCTGCTGCTTTAGAGAAAGAAGGAATCAGTGCCTTCCGCTTTGACTTTGCAGGAAATGG TGAAAGCGAAGGCTCCTTTCAGTATGGTAACTACCGTAGAGAAGCTGATGATCTTCGTGCCGTAGTTGAGCACTTTCATGAGGAGAAACGTTTCATAGCAGCAATAGTTGGTCATAGCAAAG GAGGAAATGCTGTGCTCTTGTATGCTTCGAGGTACAAGGATGTACAAACTGTCATTAATATATCTGGCCGCTTCAATCTTGAGAGAGGGATAGAGGGCCGCTTGGGCAGAGACTTTAAAGAAAAGATAAAGCAGGATGGTTTTATTGATGTTATAAATAGAAAAG GAAGGTTAGAGTATCGTGTCACTGAGGAAAGCTTGATGGACCGTCTTACAACTGATACTCGTGGAGCATGTCAAAGTATCCCCAAAAGCTGCAG GGTGTTGACAATCCATGGTACAATGGACGAAATGGTGCCAGTTGAAGATGCAATGGAATTTGCCAAGAATGTGCCAAATCATAAATTGCACATTATCGAAGGAGCTGATCATGAATTCACCATGCATCAAGATGAGTTGGCTTCACTTGTGGTGGCTTTTGTGAAAGAGGGTCTATGTGGAGACTACATGGCTCTGCCATCTGAGTCATGCAAAAGAACAAGTGGATATATACATTCACGATTCTGA